In Paenibacillus dendritiformis, the DNA window CGGCGGCCGCACGCCAACCGGTCTCCGCGTCCTGGAATGGGTCCGGGAAGCCGAGAAGCTGGGCGCCGGCGAGATACTGCTGACGAGCATGGATGCGGACGGAACGAAGGATGGCTTCGATATTCGGCTGACCCGAGCCGTATCCGATGCGGTCGGCATCCCGGTGATCGCTTCCGGCGGCGCCGGGCGCGCCGATCATTTCCTGGAGGCGTTCCAGCAGGGCGCGGCGGATGCGGCGTTGGCGGCTTCTATTTTCCACTATAAAGAGGTGTCGGTACAGGAAGTCAAAGCGATGCTGCGCCTGCAAGGGGTGAATGTGCGATGACAGAATCGGGAAAGACGGCAGGGCTGAGCGCCTATGGGGCGGCATTGGCGGATCGCATCCGCTGGGACGGGCAGGGGCTCGTGCCGGCGATCGTTCAGGATGCGGGCACCCGGGAGGTGCTGATGATGGCCTATATGAGCCGCGAGTCGCTCCTGAAGTCGTGCGAGACGGGGGAGACTATCTTCTGGAGCCGCTCCCGGCAGGAGCTGTGGCATAAAGGCTCCACCAGCGGCAACACGCAGCGCATTGTCGAGCTGGCCGCCGATTGCGACGGGGATACGCTGCTGATTCAGGTGATCCCGAACGGACCCGCCTGCCATACGGGCACGTACACCTGCTTCGACGCAGACCGCAGCGAGACGGATTCGGGGTCTGAAGCGCCGGAGGCCTCGGGAGCATGGCGGGACGGAGCGGATGGTGCAGAACGGGAACGGCCCGCCGATCCGTATCCGGTGCTGGCGGAGCTGGAGCAGGTAATCGCCGTGCGGGAGGAGAGACGGCCCGAAGGGGCGTATACGACCTATTTATTTGATTCCGGCATCGATAAAATATTGAAGAAGCTTGGCGAAGAGAGCGCCGAGGTGCTCATCGCCGCCAAAAACGGCGATAATCTAGAGCTTACCGGCGAGGCCGCGGATTTGCTCTTCCATTTGCTGGTGCTGCTGCGCGAGCGGAAGCTGCCGTTCTCGCAGGTGCTGAATGAGCTGCAGCGCCGGCATCAAGGGCCGCGCCGCGATGCCTATAATGTTCACGGCAAGATCAAGAGTTCAACTGAATCGTAAGCAGCTGCATGGGCGGACGCCTGTTCCTTGACTGCGAGGAGCGGGGGCCGCTTTTTGTGTGCGGGAAGCGGAATCGTCAGGGGAGTCAGGGCGCCGATTCGGGCGGAACCGCCCCCGGGTTCTGCCTGCCTCCCGTCTTCGCTCCACTGCTCAAGAGAAAGCCATTCCCTTTCCGCTCGGAACGGCTTAACGAAGGGGTGGGGGAAGGCGCGTCATTATGGTATACTGAAGGTTATGTATACAACGATGATGCGGCAGGAGGTGCCTTGGCGATGGCAGGAGAGAAGCCACATCGAACCGGCAGGGACAACGCGGATGCGCACGGCAATGTCGTGATGTTCCCGGTAGATGCGGCCGCGTATTCCGATCGCGCGGTAAAATTATTAGATCGGCTGCAATATGACAAGGCATTGCGGTATTTCCGCAGAGCGGTCGAATGCGAGCCCGGCGATGCGATTCACCAGTGCAATCTGGCTGGGGCGTTGGCAGAGACGGGGCGCTTCGAGGAGTCGAATCTCATCCTCCGCCATATTGTGAACGAGCTTGATCCATCTATGAGTGAATGCTACTACTATATGGCGAATAATTTCGCTTATCTTGAATGTTTTCAGGAGGCGGAGGCAGCGCTGGATATTTACCTGGCGCTTGATCCCCAGGGGGCATACCGGAACGAGGCG includes these proteins:
- the hisIE gene encoding bifunctional phosphoribosyl-AMP cyclohydrolase/phosphoribosyl-ATP diphosphatase HisIE → MTESGKTAGLSAYGAALADRIRWDGQGLVPAIVQDAGTREVLMMAYMSRESLLKSCETGETIFWSRSRQELWHKGSTSGNTQRIVELAADCDGDTLLIQVIPNGPACHTGTYTCFDADRSETDSGSEAPEASGAWRDGADGAERERPADPYPVLAELEQVIAVREERRPEGAYTTYLFDSGIDKILKKLGEESAEVLIAAKNGDNLELTGEAADLLFHLLVLLRERKLPFSQVLNELQRRHQGPRRDAYNVHGKIKSSTES